In Paenibacillus sp. J23TS9, a single genomic region encodes these proteins:
- a CDS encoding ferredoxin: MAKYCWVDKDTCISCGACGATAPDIYDYDDEGLAEVVYDGDDNRGVTEIPEEMFDDLQDAADGCPTDSIQIADTPFQVVVEQ, from the coding sequence ATGGCAAAATACTGCTGGGTTGATAAGGATACATGCATCTCCTGCGGGGCATGCGGTGCTACGGCGCCAGATATTTACGACTATGATGACGAGGGGCTTGCGGAAGTCGTGTATGATGGTGACGACAACCGGGGCGTAACCGAGATCCCGGAGGAAATGTTTGATGATCTCCAGGATGCGGCAGACGGCTGCCCGACGGATTCCATCCAGATTGCAGATACTCCTTTTCAGGTCGTAGTTGAACAATAG
- a CDS encoding L,D-transpeptidase, with amino-acid sequence MANSHYLKKYVQMHPDNKMGWYLLGKEYEKAGQHGKANYCFNQSGGIFEAFETSKMPSDIWKEYESKLLQQAQEKDRRSVRMRRALIVFMLLLLALVPSVDAPGQSKKAEEAPLNNDPERATAKDQQQDAGNQGSGHATLDEDLVMFTAAQEGGFGAGDQQIEPGPFTHMQLLQGKLAVLELKKQGKWLMWNREMPLSYTLKNNGSGALAYQSYNPKTCNCQPPDGSKLSGAAFAWTGEQEEQALLYSAIKAYKNNTGEFPEKMSDLLRPFPGNWVSGTTEGMKEAFQPLLQRVKSETAGQEPSAANEAADSAKGKGAFSKTWGNRPFFEEPLKIVVDKSNHRLAVVSGRIILRNYKVGLGGIRTPEGNYVITDKVMNPNGHSDGEFGSRGMQLSGTNYAIHGTNEPASVGADESQGCVRMSKTDVEELFDLVPMGTPVLISKGALPDEVLVPKERFHTNREQDQTNPQKTYHWL; translated from the coding sequence GTGGCAAATTCGCATTACCTTAAAAAATATGTGCAGATGCACCCGGATAATAAAATGGGCTGGTATTTGCTTGGCAAGGAATATGAAAAAGCCGGGCAGCACGGCAAGGCGAACTACTGCTTTAATCAATCCGGTGGCATATTTGAGGCTTTTGAAACCAGTAAAATGCCTTCAGATATTTGGAAAGAGTATGAATCCAAGCTGCTGCAGCAGGCCCAGGAAAAAGACCGCAGATCTGTTCGAATGCGCCGTGCGCTCATCGTATTCATGCTGCTGCTGCTTGCATTGGTTCCGTCGGTGGATGCGCCGGGCCAGAGCAAGAAGGCAGAGGAAGCTCCGCTTAATAATGATCCGGAAAGAGCGACTGCGAAAGATCAACAACAGGATGCCGGGAATCAAGGCAGCGGGCATGCAACGCTGGATGAAGATCTGGTTATGTTTACGGCGGCGCAGGAAGGCGGCTTTGGAGCAGGTGATCAGCAGATTGAACCGGGCCCTTTTACCCATATGCAACTTTTGCAGGGCAAGCTTGCTGTACTGGAGCTGAAAAAACAGGGGAAATGGTTGATGTGGAACAGGGAAATGCCCCTGAGTTATACACTGAAAAATAACGGTTCTGGCGCTTTAGCCTACCAGTCTTATAATCCCAAAACATGCAATTGCCAGCCTCCGGATGGAAGCAAGCTGTCGGGAGCTGCGTTCGCCTGGACGGGGGAACAAGAAGAGCAGGCACTGTTATACAGCGCAATTAAAGCATATAAGAACAATACCGGCGAATTTCCTGAAAAGATGAGTGATCTGCTTCGCCCATTTCCGGGTAACTGGGTATCGGGTACGACGGAAGGCATGAAGGAAGCTTTTCAGCCGCTGCTGCAAAGAGTGAAGTCAGAAACCGCGGGTCAGGAGCCATCGGCTGCGAATGAAGCAGCAGACAGCGCAAAAGGGAAAGGGGCATTTTCGAAAACATGGGGCAACAGACCGTTTTTTGAAGAGCCGCTGAAAATTGTCGTGGATAAAAGCAATCACCGGCTGGCAGTTGTCAGCGGGCGTATTATTTTACGGAATTATAAGGTGGGACTTGGAGGCATACGCACGCCGGAAGGCAATTACGTAATCACTGATAAAGTGATGAATCCGAATGGTCACTCAGACGGGGAATTCGGAAGCAGGGGTATGCAGCTTTCCGGAACAAATTATGCCATCCACGGAACAAATGAACCCGCCAGTGTAGGTGCCGACGAGTCCCAGGGCTGCGTACGCATGAGTAAAACAGATGTCGAGGAGCTGTTTGACCTGGTACCGATGGGAACCCCAGTACTCATTAGTAAAGGGGCTTTGCCTGATGAAGTGCTCGTTCCGAAGGAAAGATTCCATACGAACCGGGAACAGGATCAGACAAACCCCCAAAAGACGTACCACTGGCTGTAA